Proteins encoded together in one Dasypus novemcinctus isolate mDasNov1 chromosome 9, mDasNov1.1.hap2, whole genome shotgun sequence window:
- the WDTC1 gene encoding WD and tetratricopeptide repeats protein 1: MAKVNITRDLICRQIKERGALSFERRYHVTDPFIRRLGLEAELQGHSGCVNCLEWNEKGDLLASGSDDQHTIVWDPLHHKKLLSMHTGHTANIFSVKFLPHAGDRILITGAADSKVHVHDLTVKETIHMFGDHTNRVKRIATAPMWPNTFWSAAEDGLIRQYDLRENSKHSEVLIDLTEYCGQLVEAKCLTVNPQDNNCLAVGASGPFVRLYDIRMIHNHRKSMKQSPSAGVHTFCDRQKPLPDGAAQYYVAGHLPVKLPDYNNRLRVLVATYVTFSPNGTELLVNMGGEQVYLFDLTYKQRPYTFLLPRKCHSSGEVQNGKMSTNGVSNGVSNGLHLHSNGFRLPESRGHISPQVELPPYLERVKQQANEAFACQQWTQAIQLYSKAVQSAPHNAMLYGNRAAAYMKRKWDGDHYDALRDCLKAISLNPCHLKAHFRLARCLFELKYVAEALECLDDFKGKFPEQAHSSACDALGRDITAALFSKNDSEEKKGAGGGGGPVRLRSTSRKDSISEDELVLRERSYDYQFRYCGHCNTTTDIKEANFFGSNAQYIVSGSDDGSFFIWEKETTNLVRVLQGDESIVNCLQPHPSYCFLATSGIDPVVRLWNPRPESEDLTGRVVEDMEGASQANQRRMNADPLEVMLLNMGYRITGLSSGGAGASDDEDSSEGQVQCRPS; this comes from the exons GGTCACTCAGGATGCGTGAACTGTCTGGAATGGAATGAGAAAGGAGA CTTGCTGGCCTCTGGTTCTGACGACCAGCACACGATTGTGTGGGACCCACTGCACCACAAGAAGCTGCTCTCCATGCACACGGGACATACTGCAAATATCTTCTCTGTCAAG TTCCTGCCTCACGCTGGGGACCGCATTTTAATCACGGGGGCAGCTGACTCCAAAGTGCATGTCCATGACCTGACAGTAAAGGAGACGATCCACATGTTTGGAGACCACACAAACCGGGTGAAACGCATCGCTACAGCACCCATGTGGCCCAACACGTTCTGGAGTGCCGCCGAGGATGGGCTTATCCG CCAGTATGACCTTCGGGAGAACAGCAAACATTCGGAGGTGCTGATTGACCTGACAGAGTACTGTGGCCAGCTAGTAGAGGCCAAGTGCCTCACTGTCAACCCCCAGGATAACAACTGCCTGGCGGTAGGAGCCAGTGGGCCCTTCGTGAGGCTCTATGACATTCGTATGATCCATAACCACAG AAAGAGCATGAAGCAGAGCCCTTCAGCAGGTGTGCATACCTTCTGTGACCGGCAGAAGCCCCTTCCGGATGGTGCAGCCCAGTATTATGTAGCAG GTCACCTGCCAGTGAAATTGCCTGACTACAACAACCGCCTGAGAGTGCTGGTTGCCACCTACGTGACCTTTAGCCCCAATGGCACAGAGCTTCTGGTCAACATGGGAGGGGAGCAG GTCTATTTGTTTGACCTGACATACAAGCAGCGGCCATACACCTTCCTCTTGCCTAGAAAGTGCCACTCCTCAGGGG AAGTCCAGAATGGCAAGATGTCCACCAATGGTGTGTCCAATGGTGTGTCCAATGGTCTGCACCTTCACAGCAATGGTTTCCGGCTGCCAGAGAGTAGGGGACACATCAG TCCCCAAGTGGAGCTGCCTCCATACCTGGAACGTGTGAAACAGCAAGCCAATGAGGCTTTTGCCTGCCAGCAGTGGACCCAGGCCATTCAGCTCTACAGCAAGGCTGTACAGAGCGCCCCTCATAATGCCATGCTCTACGGGAACCGAGCTGCTGCCTACATGAAGCGCAAGTG GGATGGTGACCACTACGATGCCCTGAGGGACTGCCTCAAGGCCATCTCCCTAAACCCTTGCCACCTGAAAGCACACTTCCGCCTGGCCCGCTGCCTCTTTGAGCTCAAGTATGTGGCCGAGGCCCTGGAATGCCTGGATGACTTCAAAGGGAAGTTCCCGGAGCAGGCCCACAGCAGCGCTTGTGATGCATTGGGCCGCGACATCACAGCCGCCCTCTTCTCCAAAAATGACAGTG AGGAGAAGAAGGGAGCTGGTGGTGGCGGCGGCCCAGTCCGTCTTCGCAGCACAAGCCGCAAGGACTCCATCTCAGAGGATGAGCTGGTGCTGCGGGAACGAAGCTATGATTACCAGTTCCGCTACTGTGGCCACTGCAATACCACCACAGACATCAAGGAAGCCAATTTCTTTGGCAG CAACGCTCAGTACATCGTCAGTGGCTCTGACGATGGCTCCTTCTTCATCTGGGAAAAGGAGACCACCAACCTGGTTCGCGTGCTCCAGGGAGATGAGTCCATTGTGAATTGCCTGCAGCCGCACCCCAGCTACTGCTTCCTGGCCACCAGCGGCATTGACCCTGTTGTGCGACTTTGGAATCCCCGGCCAGAG agtgaAGACCTCACAGGCCGCGTCGTGGAGGACATGGAGGGCGCGTCTCAGGCCAACCAACGGCGCATGAATGCAGACCCGCTGGAGGTGATGCTGCTCAACATGGGCTACCGGATCACAGGCCTGAGCAGTGGGGGTGCTGGGGCCTCCGACGACGAGGACAGCTCCGAGGGCCAGGTGCAGTGCCGGCCCAGTTAG